From a single Nostoc sp. MS1 genomic region:
- a CDS encoding glutathione peroxidase, with protein MFSNREGQRVPQVTFRTRQDNQWVNVTTDDLFAGKTIVVFSLPGAFTPTCSSTHLPGYNELAKVFKENGVDDIVCISVNDAFVMNEWAKTQEADNITLIPDGNGEFTEGMGMLVDKADLGFGKRSWRYSMLVKDGVVEKMFIEPDVPGDPFEVSDAQTMLNYINPQAAKPKLVSLFTKVGCPFCARAKAALQEHGIDYEEITLGSSGITTRSLRAVTGATTVPQVFIDGVLIGGSEALLEYLSKVSQEKVAV; from the coding sequence ATGTTTTCCAATCGAGAAGGTCAAAGAGTTCCTCAAGTCACCTTTCGGACTCGTCAAGATAATCAATGGGTTAACGTTACTACCGATGATTTATTTGCAGGTAAAACAATCGTAGTCTTTTCTTTACCTGGCGCATTCACACCAACTTGTTCATCGACTCACTTACCTGGTTACAACGAGTTGGCTAAAGTTTTTAAAGAGAACGGTGTCGATGATATTGTCTGTATTTCTGTGAATGATGCTTTTGTGATGAACGAATGGGCAAAAACCCAAGAAGCTGATAACATCACCTTGATTCCCGATGGTAATGGCGAATTTACCGAGGGTATGGGAATGCTAGTAGATAAAGCAGACTTGGGTTTTGGAAAACGCTCATGGCGTTATTCTATGTTGGTGAAAGATGGTGTAGTTGAAAAGATGTTCATTGAGCCGGATGTACCTGGTGATCCTTTTGAGGTATCTGATGCTCAAACCATGCTCAATTACATTAACCCCCAAGCAGCGAAGCCAAAATTAGTTTCTCTGTTTACTAAAGTTGGGTGTCCTTTCTGCGCTCGTGCTAAAGCTGCGTTACAAGAGCATGGGATAGATTACGAGGAAATTACCTTGGGCAGTAGTGGTATTACAACCCGCTCCCTACGCGCTGTTACAGGCGCAACCACAGTTCCGCAAGTATTTATTGATGGTGTATTAATTGGTGGTTCAGAAGCTTTATTAGAATATCTAAGTAAAGTATCACAGGAAAAAGTGGCAGTTTGA
- a CDS encoding peptidoglycan-binding domain-containing protein: MTNANAQASKVTDPILRQGDSGAAVTELQRLLNAKGIKVALDSVFGANTQTAVITFQRNNALTADGIVGAKTWEALRKVPTPIRLVDVALNYDPDSFPHQKAALEWLQNQIPAATLSEFARRWRNQ; this comes from the coding sequence ATGACTAACGCTAATGCTCAAGCATCTAAAGTTACAGACCCTATACTGCGTCAAGGCGACTCCGGTGCAGCCGTAACTGAATTGCAAAGATTGCTGAATGCTAAGGGTATTAAAGTAGCACTAGATAGTGTCTTTGGCGCTAACACTCAAACGGCAGTTATTACATTTCAACGCAACAACGCCCTAACCGCCGACGGAATTGTCGGCGCTAAAACTTGGGAAGCTTTACGAAAGGTTCCTACACCCATTCGTTTAGTAGATGTCGCTCTCAACTACGACCCAGACTCCTTCCCTCATCAGAAAGCAGCTTTAGAATGGTTGCAAAATCAAATTCCCGCCGCTACACTCAGTGAATTTGCCCGTCGTTGGCGCAATCAGTAG
- a CDS encoding cupin domain-containing protein, with product MIIDPQEVPTERGTNYPDVFKAMVAGRSRQRLGKFAGLKNFGVNLVKLEPGSYSALRHWHSHQDEFIYILEGELTLITDEGEQILTPGMAAGFPAGEANGHHLVNRSSVVGVYLEVGDGLRPTIGHRTPNDVGTFPDVPDFSTLPSPDGVTREFTYEDGRLY from the coding sequence ATGATTATAGATCCCCAAGAAGTACCGACTGAAAGAGGCACAAATTACCCCGATGTGTTCAAAGCAATGGTTGCAGGACGATCGCGCCAACGGTTAGGTAAGTTTGCCGGATTGAAGAATTTTGGAGTTAATTTGGTGAAATTAGAGCCAGGGAGCTATTCTGCTTTAAGACACTGGCACTCTCATCAAGATGAGTTCATCTACATATTAGAAGGTGAATTGACTTTGATTACAGATGAGGGAGAACAGATTCTCACACCGGGAATGGCGGCTGGATTTCCCGCAGGTGAAGCGAATGGGCATCATTTAGTCAATCGGTCTTCAGTCGTAGGTGTTTATTTAGAAGTGGGCGATGGGCTACGCCCGACCATAGGTCATCGCACCCCCAATGACGTAGGTACTTTTCCTGATGTACCAGATTTTTCAACACTGCCTAGTCCTGATGGCGTAACTAGAGAATTTACGTATGAAGATGGAAGGCTTTATTAA
- a CDS encoding CmcJ/NvfI family oxidoreductase, with the protein MSLNSQVIDRPTSKDLPYVEANLTYLVPMTDKPVYYTYEPPAGIPRTNGTYETHKLPIYNARSISETITLDKQGFAFSEHNTSVRNFYDEDEIRQVYYPEAEQLLKQLTGATRVVIFDHTLRNAELMKQGNNNIKEPAKRVHNDFTAKSGYTRARRELAARGIDDSEIESLLQQRFAIINVWRGIADTIQESPLALCDARSIAPQDLVAGDLVYRDRIGETYAVTYNQDHQWYYFPQMRRNEAIFIKCFDSAENGTARFAAHTGFDDPNSPIDAPARESIELRTFVFY; encoded by the coding sequence ATGAGCTTAAACAGCCAAGTTATCGATAGACCGACCTCTAAGGATTTGCCGTATGTAGAGGCCAACCTCACTTACCTAGTTCCGATGACGGATAAACCTGTTTACTATACCTACGAACCACCAGCAGGTATTCCCCGTACTAATGGAACTTATGAAACCCACAAGCTACCCATTTATAATGCTCGTTCTATCTCAGAAACTATCACATTAGATAAACAAGGCTTCGCGTTTAGTGAGCATAATACAAGCGTCCGTAACTTTTACGACGAAGATGAGATACGCCAAGTTTATTATCCAGAAGCAGAGCAATTATTAAAACAATTGACTGGTGCAACTAGGGTTGTGATATTCGACCACACCTTGCGTAACGCTGAACTGATGAAGCAAGGTAACAACAATATTAAGGAACCAGCCAAGCGCGTACACAATGACTTTACTGCTAAATCTGGCTATACTCGCGCCCGTAGGGAGTTAGCAGCCAGGGGTATAGATGATAGTGAGATTGAGTCACTATTGCAACAAAGATTTGCCATCATCAACGTATGGCGAGGAATTGCTGACACAATTCAAGAGTCACCACTGGCTCTATGTGATGCACGCAGTATAGCACCACAAGACCTTGTAGCCGGCGACTTAGTTTATCGCGATCGCATTGGTGAAACCTACGCAGTCACATACAATCAGGATCATCAGTGGTATTATTTCCCGCAAATGCGTAGAAACGAAGCAATATTTATCAAGTGTTTCGACTCCGCAGAAAACGGAACTGCACGTTTTGCAGCTCATACAGGCTTTGATGATCCAAATAGTCCTATAGATGCACCAGCTAGAGAAAGTATAGAGTTGCGGACATTTGTTTTTTATTAG